A genomic stretch from Mycosarcoma maydis chromosome 3, whole genome shotgun sequence includes:
- a CDS encoding cytidine deaminase (related to CDD1 - cytidine deaminase), whose translation MDPKDLQLLANKKHDLLHAAQEARKLSYSPYSKFRVGAALLTKWGEIILGANYENASYGGTVCAERTALAKALIRSDQLDVTEQNSARRIQRGDIIAVAVASDLEGSCSPCGICRQVIREHCSLEARILMVGCNWSRANAAQTIQATIQDQHGKELNEPNVQVVTLDYLLPMSFGPEDLVKPRHS comes from the exons ATGGATCCAAAAGacttgcagctgctcgccaacaaGAAGCATGACCTGCTTCACGCCGCCCAGGAGGCGAGAAAGCTGTCCTATTCTCCATACAG CAAGTTCCGCGTAGGAGCCGCATTGCTCACCAAATGGGGCGAAATAATCCTCGGCGCAAACTACGAGAACGCGTCGTACGGAGGCACAGTCTGTGCAGAACGCACTGCTCTCGCAAAGGCACTCATCCGATCcgatcagctcgacgtGACAGAACAGAACTCGGCACGCAGAATTCAACGCGGCGACATTATCGCggttgctgttgcaagTGACCTGGAGGGCAGCTGCAGTCCGTGTGGTATCTGCAGACAGGTGATTCGCGAACACTGCAGCCTCGAAGCTCGTATTCTCATGGTCGGATGCAATTGGAGTAGAGCGAATGCTGCACAAACCATACAGGCCACAATTCAGGATCAGCATGGCAAAGAGCTCAACGAACCCAACGTCCAAGTGGTCACACTTGATTACCTGCTGCCCATGAGCTTTGGGCCTGAAGATCTTGTCAAGCCTAGACATTCTTAG